The Cenarchaeum symbiont of Oopsacas minuta genome window below encodes:
- a CDS encoding type III restriction enzyme res subunit, whose amino-acid sequence MNMVLNDFLKKKAWDSGSDDILENFYKPALLYTKRYRRLTGFFSSGVFLVALRESLDFIKNGGIIQMVTSTKFSPNDLNMMTDAITGKNEQNFNPSEILTKIAQNEFNDSTELLKNCAAILGYMLHNKVEGESQLQIKIAIPNESNSIFHQKIGILDLKSGDRVSFSGSVNETAKGWKENIEEFKVFHSSNSITHEWFEHDCKTFDRYWNNNAPKTTVIDLPEAINHHLIKKRVETKEEFEIVVESIRKILDEIDDGADGLNTLFSLYPEQNNAIDLWAKNNYQGILEMATGTGKTLTSIGCIHRLLQEQNRMAIIVACPYTHLIEQWDSSLHKWNKTLPNKEIPVSLKINAYGDSGSDWKNDLDIACDKFNRKSLSERKYTHNRMMIYTTHQTASDSEFLARIKKLNGSVLLIVDEVHNIGAPKFSNALVENYEYRLGLSATPTRHFDVLGSQIILKYFTKVVFSFSIGDAISKKRLSEYDYIPHYVDLNDDEKLEYQELTKKIARSYYSKKKLDDAAEEEYGSRFEIERSKKITKASNKYDALERILETENIKYALIYCHDQEQMHKVNTMLVSRNIKSSKITWEDPTEDRLQKISLLTTERYDCITAVRCLDEGVDIPYASLAIIMASSGNPRQYIQRRGRVLRKNPDGVAVKSRIHDILVKTITDVDGSKILPFERKLVAKELLRHKEFAQNAANKDEAIAKISKVAKEYGIDLELLSEDYILNNLTKPR is encoded by the coding sequence ATGAATATGGTGCTAAATGATTTCCTGAAAAAGAAAGCATGGGATTCTGGTTCTGATGATATTCTAGAAAATTTTTACAAACCTGCCTTGTTGTATACTAAAAGATATCGTCGACTCACAGGTTTTTTTTCATCTGGTGTATTTTTAGTAGCTCTCAGAGAATCATTGGATTTTATAAAAAATGGTGGCATTATCCAAATGGTAACATCTACAAAATTTTCACCAAATGATCTCAATATGATGACTGATGCTATTACTGGAAAAAATGAACAAAATTTTAACCCTTCAGAAATTCTTACCAAGATAGCCCAAAATGAATTCAATGATTCTACAGAACTCCTAAAAAATTGTGCTGCTATACTAGGTTATATGTTACATAACAAGGTGGAAGGTGAATCTCAATTACAAATTAAAATTGCAATTCCAAATGAGAGCAATTCAATATTTCATCAAAAAATAGGCATATTGGATCTAAAATCTGGCGATCGAGTGAGCTTTTCAGGTTCTGTCAATGAAACAGCCAAAGGATGGAAAGAAAACATAGAGGAATTCAAAGTATTTCATTCTTCTAATTCTATAACCCATGAATGGTTTGAACATGATTGCAAAACATTTGATAGATACTGGAATAACAACGCACCAAAAACCACTGTAATCGATTTACCTGAAGCAATCAACCACCATTTGATCAAAAAAAGAGTAGAAACAAAAGAAGAATTTGAAATTGTCGTAGAAAGCATTCGTAAGATCTTGGATGAAATTGATGATGGCGCTGATGGTTTGAACACTTTATTTTCTTTGTATCCTGAACAAAATAATGCCATAGATCTGTGGGCTAAAAATAACTATCAAGGAATATTGGAAATGGCTACAGGAACAGGTAAAACACTTACTTCTATTGGTTGCATACATAGATTACTGCAGGAACAAAATCGTATGGCGATTATAGTGGCCTGTCCATATACACATCTAATTGAACAGTGGGATTCAAGTCTTCATAAATGGAACAAAACACTTCCCAACAAGGAGATCCCAGTATCATTAAAAATTAATGCTTATGGTGATAGTGGTTCTGATTGGAAAAATGATCTAGATATAGCATGCGATAAATTCAATCGTAAGAGTCTCAGTGAAAGAAAATATACTCATAACAGAATGATGATCTATACCACGCACCAAACTGCATCTGATAGTGAATTCTTAGCCAGGATTAAGAAACTAAACGGTAGTGTACTGTTAATTGTTGATGAAGTTCATAATATCGGAGCTCCAAAATTCTCTAACGCATTAGTAGAAAACTATGAATATCGTTTAGGTCTTAGTGCTACACCTACAAGGCATTTTGATGTATTAGGTTCACAAATAATATTAAAATATTTCACTAAAGTTGTTTTCTCATTCTCTATCGGTGATGCTATATCAAAAAAACGTCTATCTGAATATGATTACATACCGCATTACGTGGATCTTAACGATGATGAAAAACTCGAATATCAAGAACTGACTAAAAAAATTGCTAGATCATATTATAGTAAAAAAAAATTAGACGATGCTGCTGAAGAAGAATACGGCAGTCGTTTTGAAATTGAACGATCAAAAAAAATCACCAAAGCTAGTAACAAATATGATGCCTTGGAAAGAATATTAGAAACTGAGAATATAAAATATGCATTAATTTACTGTCATGATCAAGAACAAATGCATAAAGTTAACACGATGTTGGTTTCAAGAAATATCAAAAGCAGTAAAATAACTTGGGAAGATCCAACAGAAGATCGTTTACAAAAAATAAGTCTGTTGACTACGGAACGATATGATTGTATCACCGCAGTTCGATGTCTTGATGAAGGTGTGGATATACCATATGCTAGTTTGGCCATAATTATGGCTAGCTCGGGAAATCCACGTCAATACATACAAAGGCGTGGAAGAGTTTTGAGAAAAAATCCTGATGGCGTGGCAGTTAAATCTAGAATCCATGACATACTTGTTAAAACTATTACTGATGTTGATGGATCAAAAATTCTGCCATTTGAAAGAAAACTTGTGGCAAAAGAGCTTCTAAGACATAAAGAATTTGCACAAAATGCGGCAAACAAAGATGAAGCTATAGCCAAAATAAGCAAAGTTGCAAAAGAGTATGGAATTGATCTAGAGTTACTGTCAGAAGATTACATACTGAACAATCTTACTAAACCGCGTTAA
- a CDS encoding DNA-directed RNA polymerase Rpb2 — MEDTSGKRWPIIQDILRKEGIAKQHINSFNEFLEFGLQSIIKEVNQIEIENAEYPYKIQLGKIKLKKPRMMELDGSITNIAPAEARLRNVSYAVPVMVEASVVEDGNTLESRFIHIGDVPVMVKSNACILYNFSDNKLIEYGEDPLDPGGYFIINGSERVIVGLEDLSYNKIIVDKELVGGNPVFKAKIYSSIVGYRAKLELIMKNDGLIVARIPGSPVDIPVVTLMRALGLESDKDIASSTSLNDEIQNELEGSFEKAGEVPTSKDAIVYISKRIAPGMLEEFQIKRAEMLLDWGLLPHLGKTPENRREKAQFLGEATCKLLELKRGWIEPDDKDHYGNKVVKFAGQMLADLFRTAFRNLTRDMKYQLERSGQKRGINAVSASIRPGIVTDKLNNAIATGNWGRGRVGVTQLLDRTNYLSTISHLRRIQSPLSRTQPNFEARDLHATHFGRICPSETPEGSNCGLVKNLALSAIISISVPSQEIVEKMFDLGTVHFTEASDDVKKDSTRVFVDGKLVGYMKDGQYLADSMRALRRSSKLDPHIGISFHKPEKKGATSRLYVNCNAGRIMRPLIIIKDGRPLLTNDVLDKISKKLLNWRDLLRMGIIELIDANEEENCYNTLDEKKTNNRTHLEIFSSAMLGAGASIIPYPEHNQSPRNTYESAMAKQSLGFSTPMMNTSTYVRQHLMLYPQTPIVTTKAMGLLGLEDRPAGQNCIVAVLPFDGYNIEDAIVLGQASVDRGLGRTFFYRIYDAEAKQYPGGMRDAFEIPNVDSNIRGYKGEKSYRLLEDDGIVATESTVIGGDILIGKTSPPRFMEEYRDMDSTGPYRRDTSVGVRPSEKGTVDTVVMTQSNEGGKMYKIRVRDVRTPEIGDKFAARHGQKGVLGILAKLEDLPYTAQGISPDVLINPHAFPSRMTVGMFMESITGKAAALRGTQFDGSAFVGEKMEEVRKIMDVTGFKYSGKEVMYDGRTGKAFPVEVFIGVVYYQKLHHMVSDKIHARARGQVQMLTKQPTEGRARGGGLRFGEMERDCIIAYGASMILKDRLLDESDKSEIYVCERCGLVAYHDVKQRKYVCKVCGDKSKVSSVSVAYAFKLLLQEMQSLIVAPRLLIKERV; from the coding sequence ATGGAAGATACATCAGGAAAACGTTGGCCTATAATACAAGACATACTTCGTAAAGAAGGAATTGCAAAACAACACATCAACTCTTTTAATGAATTTCTAGAATTTGGTCTACAAAGTATAATTAAAGAAGTAAACCAAATCGAGATTGAAAATGCAGAATATCCGTACAAGATACAACTTGGAAAAATAAAGCTAAAAAAACCCCGTATGATGGAACTAGATGGATCTATTACAAATATTGCTCCTGCAGAAGCTAGACTTCGTAACGTCTCATATGCAGTACCTGTAATGGTGGAGGCAAGTGTAGTAGAGGATGGAAACACTTTGGAATCTAGATTCATTCACATAGGTGACGTTCCTGTTATGGTAAAATCAAACGCATGTATTTTGTATAATTTTTCGGATAACAAACTCATAGAGTACGGCGAAGATCCACTAGACCCTGGAGGATACTTTATCATAAACGGATCAGAGCGTGTTATAGTTGGACTAGAGGATCTATCTTATAACAAAATAATCGTAGACAAAGAGCTTGTAGGCGGTAACCCAGTATTCAAAGCAAAGATCTATTCGTCTATAGTTGGATATAGGGCAAAGCTAGAACTTATTATGAAAAATGACGGATTAATTGTAGCACGAATACCTGGCTCTCCTGTAGACATACCAGTGGTCACACTAATGCGTGCATTGGGTCTAGAATCTGATAAAGATATTGCATCTTCTACATCACTCAACGATGAAATACAAAATGAGTTGGAAGGTTCATTTGAAAAAGCTGGTGAAGTACCAACATCAAAAGATGCAATCGTCTACATTAGCAAAAGAATAGCTCCTGGAATGCTAGAAGAATTTCAAATAAAACGTGCCGAGATGCTCTTGGACTGGGGACTACTTCCACATTTGGGAAAAACTCCAGAAAACCGTAGAGAAAAGGCACAATTTCTTGGAGAGGCAACATGCAAATTGTTAGAGTTAAAACGTGGCTGGATAGAGCCAGATGATAAAGATCATTATGGAAACAAGGTAGTAAAATTTGCAGGACAAATGCTAGCAGATCTATTCCGTACAGCATTTAGAAATCTGACTCGTGATATGAAGTACCAATTAGAACGCTCTGGCCAAAAAAGAGGAATAAATGCAGTATCTGCATCAATCCGCCCTGGAATAGTCACAGACAAACTCAACAATGCAATTGCCACGGGAAACTGGGGACGTGGTAGAGTGGGCGTTACGCAGTTGCTTGATAGAACAAATTATCTCTCAACAATAAGTCATCTTCGTCGCATCCAGTCGCCGCTTAGCAGAACACAACCAAACTTTGAGGCACGTGATCTTCACGCAACGCACTTTGGTCGCATATGTCCAAGTGAAACACCAGAAGGATCAAACTGTGGACTGGTAAAAAATCTTGCACTCTCTGCGATAATCTCAATCAGCGTTCCATCACAAGAGATTGTAGAAAAAATGTTTGATCTTGGAACTGTACATTTTACCGAAGCTAGTGATGATGTCAAAAAAGATAGCACACGTGTCTTTGTAGATGGCAAGCTTGTGGGATACATGAAAGATGGACAATACTTGGCTGACTCGATGCGTGCACTAAGACGTTCATCAAAGTTAGATCCACACATTGGAATATCATTTCATAAACCAGAAAAAAAAGGAGCTACAAGCAGACTGTACGTAAATTGTAATGCAGGTCGTATAATGCGACCACTGATCATCATAAAGGATGGTCGTCCTCTACTAACTAATGATGTGCTAGATAAAATATCTAAAAAACTATTAAACTGGAGGGATCTTTTGCGCATGGGAATAATAGAGCTCATTGATGCAAATGAAGAGGAAAATTGTTACAATACATTGGACGAAAAGAAAACAAACAACCGTACACACCTTGAAATATTCTCTTCTGCAATGTTGGGAGCTGGTGCATCAATAATTCCATACCCTGAACACAACCAGTCGCCAAGAAATACGTATGAATCGGCCATGGCAAAACAGAGTCTTGGATTCTCAACTCCAATGATGAACACTAGTACGTACGTAAGACAGCATCTCATGCTGTATCCGCAAACTCCCATAGTTACCACAAAGGCAATGGGTTTGTTGGGTCTTGAAGATAGACCTGCAGGTCAAAACTGCATAGTGGCTGTATTGCCATTTGATGGTTATAACATAGAGGATGCTATTGTACTTGGACAAGCCTCCGTAGACCGCGGTCTTGGTAGGACATTCTTTTATCGGATATATGATGCAGAAGCAAAACAATATCCTGGTGGAATGCGCGATGCATTTGAAATACCAAATGTAGATAGTAACATAAGAGGTTACAAAGGCGAAAAATCTTATAGACTATTAGAAGATGATGGTATAGTAGCTACAGAATCGACTGTAATTGGTGGCGATATTTTGATTGGAAAGACTAGTCCTCCAAGATTCATGGAAGAGTATCGTGATATGGACTCTACAGGACCATACCGCCGTGACACGTCAGTTGGTGTACGACCGTCTGAAAAGGGCACGGTGGATACTGTGGTTATGACACAATCAAACGAGGGAGGCAAAATGTACAAAATCCGTGTTAGGGACGTGAGAACTCCAGAGATTGGCGATAAATTCGCCGCAAGGCACGGACAAAAAGGTGTCTTGGGCATTTTGGCAAAGTTGGAAGATCTTCCGTATACTGCACAAGGAATTTCACCAGACGTCTTGATAAATCCACACGCATTTCCATCTCGTATGACAGTTGGAATGTTTATGGAATCTATTACAGGTAAAGCTGCAGCGTTACGTGGTACTCAGTTTGATGGTTCTGCATTTGTAGGCGAAAAGATGGAAGAAGTGCGCAAAATTATGGATGTAACCGGTTTTAAATATTCTGGTAAAGAAGTAATGTATGATGGTAGAACTGGCAAGGCATTTCCAGTAGAAGTTTTTATCGGTGTGGTATATTATCAAAAACTTCACCATATGGTGTCAGATAAAATACATGCAAGAGCTAGAGGGCAAGTTCAGATGCTTACAAAACAACCCACAGAAGGTAGAGCACGTGGTGGTGGATTGCGTTTCGGAGAGATGGAACGTGATTGTATAATAGCATACGGTGCTTCGATGATCTTAAAAGACAGACTTCTTGACGAATCAGACAAATCTGAAATTTATGTATGCGAAAGATGTGGTCTTGTGGCGTATCATGATGTAAAACAACGCAAATATGTATGCAAAGTTTGTGGAGATAAATCAAAAGTTTCTTCCGTATCTGTTGCATATGCATTCAAACTATTATTACAAGAGATGCAGAGTCTTATAGTGGCTCCGCGCCTTTTAATAAAGGAGAGAGTCTAG
- a CDS encoding DNA-directed RNA polymerase subunit A', translating to MSSQTTKAINSIRFSVWSPTEVRKYSVAEITVPETYDEDGIPVQGGLMDGRLGTLEPGQKCLTCGNMAARCPGHFGHLELAEPILHIAFIDNIHKLLLISCRSCSRLKVPQTALEDFIQIQKREAAYTVISQKHIPEKILEVARKAKECPHCGKVQYELIFTKPTIFIEKTEVGEHRLLPITIRERFSQIPDDDLKLLGYDPSAARPEWFILQALPVPPVTVRPSIILETGIRSEDDLTHKMVDIIRVNQRLKESKEAGTPPLIVQDLVDLLQYHATTYFDNEVSGIPQAHHRSGRPLKTLTQRLKGKEGRFRGSLSGKRVDFSSRTVISPDPNLDLSEVGVPEIIAKKLTIPEIVTEWNIERMRSLVINGPETYPGVNYIVRPDGVKIRLDFVEDRSTIAESLEIGYLVERHLLNGDIVMFNRQPSLHQMSIMAHHVHVLPGKTFRLHPSVCPPYNADFDGDEMNLHVPQSEEARAEALLLMRVQDQLISPRYGGPIIGGLRDFITGSYLLTKDDSFLTQEEFANLAMLGGYSGHLPKPSKVGKLYTGKQLFSLFLPKDFNYVMTSKWSKGTSEKTKDVVIKNGELISGVIDKSSIGAEEPESVLHRIAKDYGNELAKIFLNSVLIIAKQFITHYGFSYGYADLELDNKVRTRILDNINKSYKTVSGFINDYKKGTLKLTRGLSPDEALEAYIVNELSKARDLAGSTADTSFDITNAGKIMATTGARGSSLNIGQMAGALGQQSRRGKRLLTGYNNRALTHFEEHDDNPDAHGFVKSNYREGLSALEFFFHAMGGREGLVDTAVRTQQSGYMQRRLINALEHIRLEYDGTVRDPHGHIIQFLYGEDGIDVAKSDHGEAFNVNRLIESQIIVDSGKKSTEQERASIVKKYTKIYNPRLRQMVTDALMNTDLSKDGVDKVAKKGLSLYNRAKVEPGQAVGIVTAQSLGEPGTQMTLRTFHFAGIRERNVTLGLPRLIELVDARKKPNTPTMDIYLDEESKGSREKAINIARNVLQTKVNVLVGEMDTDYATEIKITLNPTRLTERGCTIQDVVDALTSNKKFKIEEYDNILILKLVEESDAPTVITIRNKVLNTTVKGVPDITRVTMVQNDGQWVIQTTGSNLTKVLAVPGIDRKNVRTNNVFEIAGTLGIEAARNALINELHNTLADQGLEVDLRYIMLVSDLMCSRGYMQQIGRHGIAGTKDSVLARAAFEITVPTIARAALSGETEQLKGVTENVIVGSNIPIGSGTVDLYMQVAKKKI from the coding sequence ATGTCATCACAGACTACAAAAGCAATCAACTCTATCCGTTTTTCAGTTTGGTCACCAACAGAAGTTCGAAAATATTCTGTAGCTGAAATTACTGTTCCAGAGACGTACGACGAAGATGGTATACCAGTACAGGGAGGTCTAATGGATGGAAGACTTGGAACACTAGAACCTGGACAAAAATGCCTCACATGTGGAAATATGGCTGCAAGATGCCCAGGACATTTTGGACATTTGGAACTTGCTGAACCAATCTTACACATTGCGTTCATAGATAACATACACAAGCTTCTCTTGATCTCATGTCGATCCTGCTCTCGCCTAAAGGTACCTCAAACTGCACTTGAAGACTTTATACAAATACAAAAACGTGAAGCTGCATACACGGTAATATCACAAAAACACATACCAGAAAAAATACTCGAAGTGGCAAGAAAAGCAAAAGAGTGCCCTCACTGTGGCAAAGTCCAGTATGAACTCATATTCACAAAACCTACCATCTTTATAGAAAAAACCGAAGTTGGAGAGCACAGGCTACTTCCAATTACAATACGTGAAAGATTTTCCCAGATACCCGATGATGATCTAAAATTATTAGGATATGATCCATCAGCTGCAAGACCAGAGTGGTTTATACTCCAAGCGCTTCCTGTTCCACCCGTTACTGTTAGACCTTCAATCATACTGGAGACTGGAATCCGTTCAGAAGATGACCTAACTCACAAGATGGTTGATATAATACGAGTAAACCAACGCCTAAAAGAGAGTAAAGAGGCTGGCACACCGCCACTCATAGTACAAGATCTAGTGGATCTTTTACAATACCATGCAACCACCTATTTTGATAATGAAGTATCGGGTATACCTCAAGCACATCATCGATCTGGTAGGCCACTAAAAACACTAACACAGAGGTTAAAGGGAAAAGAGGGTCGTTTTAGAGGATCACTATCTGGCAAGAGAGTTGACTTTTCAAGCAGAACCGTCATATCCCCTGATCCAAACCTAGATCTCTCCGAGGTTGGAGTTCCTGAAATAATTGCAAAAAAACTAACTATCCCTGAGATTGTTACCGAATGGAACATTGAACGTATGCGTTCACTTGTAATAAATGGACCTGAAACATATCCTGGAGTAAACTATATTGTGCGTCCAGATGGAGTAAAAATTCGTCTAGATTTTGTAGAAGATCGATCAACAATAGCCGAATCTTTGGAGATTGGTTATCTTGTAGAACGTCATCTACTAAATGGTGACATTGTAATGTTCAACAGACAGCCATCATTGCACCAAATGTCAATAATGGCTCATCATGTCCATGTACTACCTGGCAAAACATTCCGCCTACATCCATCAGTATGTCCTCCGTATAATGCAGACTTTGACGGTGATGAGATGAATCTACACGTGCCACAAAGCGAAGAGGCCAGAGCTGAAGCTCTATTGCTCATGAGAGTTCAGGATCAGCTGATATCTCCAAGATATGGCGGACCAATTATTGGTGGACTGCGAGATTTTATTACAGGCTCTTATCTCTTGACCAAAGATGATTCATTTCTGACACAAGAAGAATTTGCAAACCTTGCAATGCTTGGAGGTTATTCTGGACATCTGCCAAAACCATCCAAAGTGGGAAAACTATACACTGGAAAGCAACTATTCTCACTCTTCCTTCCAAAAGACTTCAATTATGTAATGACATCAAAATGGTCAAAGGGAACCTCTGAAAAAACAAAAGATGTTGTGATTAAAAATGGTGAACTCATTAGTGGTGTAATAGACAAATCATCTATCGGAGCTGAAGAACCTGAAAGTGTTCTACACAGAATTGCAAAAGATTATGGTAACGAGCTGGCAAAAATATTTCTAAATTCAGTTCTAATCATCGCAAAACAATTCATCACACACTATGGCTTTAGTTATGGTTATGCGGATCTAGAATTAGACAATAAAGTACGTACTAGAATACTAGACAATATCAATAAAAGCTACAAGACAGTTTCAGGATTTATCAATGATTACAAAAAAGGTACGCTAAAGCTTACTCGTGGACTCTCACCAGATGAAGCTCTAGAAGCATATATTGTAAATGAACTCTCAAAAGCTAGGGATTTAGCTGGAAGCACTGCCGATACGTCATTTGATATTACAAATGCAGGCAAAATAATGGCAACAACTGGAGCTCGTGGCTCTTCTCTCAACATAGGTCAGATGGCAGGAGCACTTGGACAACAGTCTAGACGTGGAAAAAGACTGCTTACTGGATACAACAATAGAGCTCTAACGCATTTTGAAGAACACGATGATAATCCAGATGCGCACGGATTCGTAAAATCAAACTATAGAGAAGGTCTCTCTGCATTGGAATTTTTCTTTCACGCAATGGGAGGACGCGAAGGCCTCGTAGACACGGCAGTTAGAACACAGCAGAGTGGATATATGCAGCGTAGACTTATCAACGCCTTGGAGCATATCCGTCTAGAATACGATGGAACCGTACGTGACCCACACGGTCACATTATACAATTCCTATACGGTGAAGACGGAATTGATGTAGCAAAGAGTGATCACGGTGAGGCGTTTAATGTAAACCGCCTTATTGAATCTCAAATTATAGTAGATTCGGGCAAAAAATCAACCGAGCAAGAGAGGGCATCTATAGTTAAAAAATATACAAAAATCTACAACCCAAGATTACGACAGATGGTAACAGATGCCCTAATGAATACAGATCTGAGTAAAGACGGAGTAGACAAAGTGGCTAAAAAGGGTCTTAGTTTGTATAATCGCGCCAAAGTAGAACCTGGCCAAGCAGTCGGAATCGTTACAGCCCAGTCTCTAGGAGAGCCTGGAACACAGATGACATTGCGTACATTCCATTTTGCAGGAATCCGAGAAAGAAACGTCACACTTGGTCTTCCACGTCTGATAGAGCTTGTGGATGCACGTAAAAAACCAAACACGCCAACGATGGACATTTACCTTGATGAGGAGTCAAAGGGATCGCGAGAAAAGGCCATAAATATTGCACGCAATGTTCTACAAACCAAAGTAAATGTTCTTGTAGGCGAGATGGACACTGACTATGCAACGGAGATAAAGATAACATTAAACCCAACTAGACTTACTGAACGAGGTTGCACAATACAAGATGTAGTTGACGCGTTAACATCTAATAAAAAATTCAAAATTGAAGAATATGACAATATTTTGATATTAAAACTCGTAGAAGAGTCTGATGCACCAACTGTCATTACAATACGCAACAAGGTACTCAATACTACCGTTAAAGGTGTGCCAGATATTACACGCGTGACAATGGTACAAAATGACGGTCAGTGGGTCATACAAACTACTGGTTCAAATCTTACAAAAGTGTTAGCAGTACCTGGAATTGATAGAAAAAATGTACGCACAAACAATGTTTTTGAGATTGCCGGTACACTAGGAATAGAAGCTGCACGTAATGCACTCATAAACGAACTACATAACACACTAGCAGATCAAGGTCTAGAAGTAGATCTTCGATATATTATGCTTGTATCTGACTTGATGTGTTCTCGTGGATATATGCAACAGATCGGACGACACGGTATTGCAGGAACAAAAGATAGTGTCCTAGCTCGAGCAGCATTTGAGATTACTGTTCCGACTATAGCAAGAGCTGCTCTTTCAGGTGAAACTGAACAATTAAAGGGTGTTACAGAGAACGTCATCGTAGGAAGTAATATCCCAATAGGAAGCGGTACAGTAGACTTGTATATGCAAGTTGCCAAGAAAAAAATATAA